A window of Sphingobacterium kitahiroshimense genomic DNA:
TCCTATCGGTGTCACGACCATGAGCGCCGCTTCGAAGACAAATCCAGGAGGCTATGTGGTCGATCCACAGTCGCTTGAACAATTTGAGATCAGTGATGAGCGCAGTATGGAAACTATCCAAGGTATCATCAGAAAGGCTGGATACGATCCCATTATGAAAGACTGGGACATAAGCTACTCTGGTAGGCAATAATAATTATAACACAAATTATCGTATTTATGCAACAGCACAGTGCTTTTGATCGATACTCCCGCCAAGTTTTTATTAATGAAATTGGTGTTGAAGGGCAACAGAAAATTATGGCGGCAAAAGTCCTTGTAATTGGAGCAGGTGGACTAGGTTCGCCTGTTCTTCAATATCTCGCTGCTGCTGGAGTAGGTCATTTAGGGATTGTTGATTTTGATCATGTAGAAATTCATAATCTCAACAGACAAATTATACACAATGAAAAAAGTGTACATCTACAAAAAGTAAAAAGTGCGGCAGTATATATCCGCGAACTCAATTCATCCATCCAAGTCGACAGCATTGCGACAAAAATCACTTCGGAGAATGTTGATGTTACCCTAGCGGGATATGACATTGTTGTAGATGGTTCTGATAACTTTACTACACGCTATCTGGTCAACGATGCTTGTGTACGTTCCAACAAAGTTTTGGTGTATGGAAGTATTCTTGCTTTCGAAGGTCAAATGGCTGTTTTCAATTACATGGGCAGTAAACAATTGCGTGATTTATTTCCAGAGCCTCCCCATCCAAAAGATGTTCCTAGCTGTGATCAATATGGGGTATTAGGCCCTCTGCCTGGAATCATGGGAAGTATGATGGCCATGCAGGTATTAAAAATTATAACAGATCTACCTGTTGATTCCGACAAACTGACGCTAGTTGATACTTACCACTGGAGATTCACTACGCTCTCATTTTAAGTTTTGACTACTATGAAAGCTTGTATTAGTTCCCCTACATATCTAGCAAGGTGGTGAATTCAAATTTAAACACATCGTATTTTGAAGCGGGATAAAAATTATCTCGCTTCATTTGAGGGAATTACGCTTAAGCTATAAAAAAACATTTTGTAGTATCTATAATCTCCCTATATTTGCAGTATCAAAAGCGAAAATAGCTCAGCTGGTAGAGCACAACCTTGCCAAGGTTGGGGTCGCGAGTTCGAATCTCGTTTTTCGCTCCACATTAAATCACCTGCCTAGGTGGTGGAACTGGTAGACACGCAGGACTTAAAATCCTGTTTCCGTTAAGGAAGTGCGGGTTCGATTCCCGCCCTAGGTACAAGAAAGCTCATCCAAAAGATGAGCTTTTCTTGTTTATTTTAAATATTTCGAATTGCCTCCCTTTACATGTAATTGACCAAGATATCCCTTAAAACTTAAATTTCGGATTTTAAATCCTGATCATCATGTATTTCAAAATACAATAACCCCAGCGATAATACATCCGCTCCCTTCAAAAAAGTTCTTGCATAATCAGGTAGGCCTGATCATGCGGAAAAATCCAACCACACCACTGATCTCAAATAAATATCAGCAACCCTTGCCTACCAACTGGTAGGTTTGTATATTTACAAAAAAATAATTGATGTCAACAAAAGAACAAATCATACGAGTTGCTGATAGCCTGATTCGGGATAAGGGTTACAATGCCTTTAGCTTTTTTGATATATCTAATGCCGTTGGAATAAAAAAAGCTTCTATTCATTATCATTTTCCACAAAAGATAGATTTGGGAATTGCAGTTATAGATTATCATATTGAAAACTTTCACAAAATGAAAAAGGATTTTGAAGATAAGTCTCCACTACAAAAACTAGACAAGTTCCTCTCTATATACAGGAATATTAAAAATGACAATAAAATATGTATCGTTGGATCGCTATCTACTGATTACAATACTTTAGATATAGGTATAATTGAACATCTAAAGGTTTTTTCCGAACAGGTGTTAAATTGGGTGATTGCATGGCTTAAATATGGTCAAGAACAGGGTACTTTTCATTTTAAAGGTGAGCCTAGAACAAAAGCCGTCTTACTTATTTCCACGATGATTGCAAGTGTACAAATTACTAGACTGACCGGTGATGAAGATTTCACTCTCATACAAAAAATTATTAAAGAAGATTTAATTAAAAACGATTAAATGATGAAAAGAGTTGTTATAACAGGTATTGGAGCGATTACGCCTTTAGGAAATACCGTAGATAAATTTTGGAATGCACTGATTATGGGACAAAGTGGCGCAAAAATGATTACTAAATTTGATGCGACAAACTTTAAAACAAAATTCGCATGTGAAGTAAGAGATTTCGATCCTTTACAATTCATGGAAAAATCAGAATTACGAAAATTAGATCTTTTTACGCAATATGCATTAGCTAGCGTTCATGAGGCTATTCACCACGCTGAGATTGATTTCAATCTACTGGACAAAGATCGGATAGGTGTTATCTGGGCTTCAGGAGATGGCGGGGTTTCAACATTTGAGCAACAAATAGCGGAGTTTAAGCAAGGAAATGGAATACCACGCTTCAGTCCGTTCTTTATTTCTAAGCGTATTTTAAACATTGCTTCAGGTGTTATCTCCATTAAATATGGACTTAGAGGAGTAAATTATACGACCGCCTCTGCTTGTTCTGCAAGTAATACTGCGATTGTTGATGCCTTTAATTATATCCGCTGGGGCAAAGCAGATATGATTATTACCGGAGGTTCTGAAGCGTCTATAACCGAAAGTTCCATCGGTGGATTTAATGCATCTAAAGCCTTATCAACAAGTAATGAAGATTATTTGGGTGCCTCCCGCCCTTTTGATATTCATCGTAACGGTTTTGTATTAGGAGAAGGTGCTGGGGCTATCGTATTGGAAAGCTATGAAAGTGCGATTAAAAGAAATGCCCCGATTATTGCTGAAATAATTGGAGGAAGTTTAGCGGCGGATGCTTATCATATTACGGGCACACATCCTGAAGGAGACGGGGCATTTCTGGGAATGAAACTTGCTTTGGAGGATGCGAATATCGCTGCAAAAGATATAGAATATGTCAATGCGCACGCAACTTCTACTCCTATGGGCGATCAAAGTGAACTGAAAGCTATGGGAAGAATGTTTGGTTTTAACAACGAGGTATCTATTAGCGCTACAAAATCAATGACAGGGCACTTACTGGGAGCTGCTGGAGCTATCGAAGCTATTGCTTGTATTAAGGCGGTTCAAGATGATATTGTTCCGCCTACGATAAACTCTAAAGAAATAGAACCAGAATTTGCTGATAAATTGGATTTAACTCTCGGAAAAGCAAAGCATAAAAAAGTAAATATAGCCATGAGCAATACTTTTGGTTTTGGTGGTCATATCGCTTGTTCCATTTTCAAAAAAATAGAGCACTA
This region includes:
- a CDS encoding HesA/MoeB/ThiF family protein yields the protein MQQHSAFDRYSRQVFINEIGVEGQQKIMAAKVLVIGAGGLGSPVLQYLAAAGVGHLGIVDFDHVEIHNLNRQIIHNEKSVHLQKVKSAAVYIRELNSSIQVDSIATKITSENVDVTLAGYDIVVDGSDNFTTRYLVNDACVRSNKVLVYGSILAFEGQMAVFNYMGSKQLRDLFPEPPHPKDVPSCDQYGVLGPLPGIMGSMMAMQVLKIITDLPVDSDKLTLVDTYHWRFTTLSF
- a CDS encoding TetR/AcrR family transcriptional regulator, coding for MSTKEQIIRVADSLIRDKGYNAFSFFDISNAVGIKKASIHYHFPQKIDLGIAVIDYHIENFHKMKKDFEDKSPLQKLDKFLSIYRNIKNDNKICIVGSLSTDYNTLDIGIIEHLKVFSEQVLNWVIAWLKYGQEQGTFHFKGEPRTKAVLLISTMIASVQITRLTGDEDFTLIQKIIKEDLIKND
- the fabF gene encoding beta-ketoacyl-ACP synthase II, coding for MKRVVITGIGAITPLGNTVDKFWNALIMGQSGAKMITKFDATNFKTKFACEVRDFDPLQFMEKSELRKLDLFTQYALASVHEAIHHAEIDFNLLDKDRIGVIWASGDGGVSTFEQQIAEFKQGNGIPRFSPFFISKRILNIASGVISIKYGLRGVNYTTASACSASNTAIVDAFNYIRWGKADMIITGGSEASITESSIGGFNASKALSTSNEDYLGASRPFDIHRNGFVLGEGAGAIVLESYESAIKRNAPIIAEIIGGSLAADAYHITGTHPEGDGAFLGMKLALEDANIAAKDIEYVNAHATSTPMGDQSELKAMGRMFGFNNEVSISATKSMTGHLLGAAGAIEAIACIKAVQDDIVPPTINSKEIEPEFADKLDLTLGKAKHKKVNIAMSNTFGFGGHIACSIFKKIEH